The genomic window GCGTCCGCACAGTGCACGTGCACCGACCACGTCGCCGCCCCCTCGCGACCCCCTGCAGTGTCCCCGTGCCCGTCCCCGACGATGACGACCGAGTCGCCGATCTCCCCCAGCACCGTGCGCAGTACCGCGATCCGGTCGGCGTCGGTGTCGGAGACGAGGTACATCACCTCGTAGTCCTGCCCGGCGGCCTCGTGCGCCACCGGGCGATCCGTGCACACGGACTCGGCGTCGGCGACGTCGGGGCGACGGCGGGAGGCGAGGGGGGCCCGTTCCGGGGCCTGCCCGGTGACCACGTCGACGAGGGCGTCGAGGATCACCACCAATCCGCGGCCGCCCGCATCGACGACGCCGGCCGCGCCGAGCACGTCGAGCTGGGCCGGGGTGCGGCGCAGCGCGTCGGCCGCGGTGTCCGCGGCCGTCCGCACCAGAGCGGCAAGCGTGGCATCAGAGTCCGAGACGGCGGCCGAGACGGCGGCGAGCACCGTCACGATCGTGCCGTCCATCGGTCGGCTCACCGCCGCGAGGGCCAGCTCCGACGCGTATCGCAGCGCCGAGCGCAGGCCCGGCCCGTCGATTCGGCCGGGGTCCACCGAATCGGCTGTCCCCCGCGCGACGCCCCGCAGCACCTGGGACAGGATGGCCCCCGAGTTTCCCCGCGCGCCCGCGACCGCGCCGCGCGCGAGCGCGGACGCCACGACATCGGCGCCGTCGCCGTCCACGGTGTCCGCCGCACGCACGGCCGCGCGCATCGTCGCGAGCAGATTGGTCCCGGTGTCGGCGTCCGGGACCGGGAAGACGTTGAGGTCGTTGATCTCGGCGCAGTGCTCGTCGAGGCCCGCGACACAGGCGTGGGCCCACCGGCGCAGCGCCGGGCCGTCGATGGCATCCGGGGCTTCGAGCACTCGCCTGTCCTTACTCTCTGGACTCTTTCCGATCGACCGTGCGGCGACCGTTCTCGGGGCATGCACCGACCGAGCCGATCCCGCCGGCCAGCCTAGCCGCGGGCCCCGACAGACCCGGCGCTCACACGATCCGCGCGAACGGGTACGGTCGATACCGTCTTCGACGCGGTTCGGCCTCGATTTCGTTCCTGGAAACGACGATTTGGCCAATCGAACCGCGAGCGGTTATCCTTGTCGGGTTGCCTCGCACCAGCGACTCTGTCGCCTGTGTTCGAAGGCACCGCACAAGACAATGTTTGACTATCACAAGGAGTTCGCGACTATGGCTGCCGTCTGCGACGTTTGCGCCAAGGGCCCCGGCTTCGGTAAGTCGGTCTCGCACTCGCACCGGCGCACCAATCGTCGCTGGAACCCGAACATCCAGACCGTTCGCGCTCAGGTTGCCCCGGGCAACACCAAGCGACTGAATGTCTGCACCTCG from Prescottella sp. R16 includes these protein-coding regions:
- a CDS encoding DAK2 domain-containing protein, giving the protein MLEAPDAIDGPALRRWAHACVAGLDEHCAEINDLNVFPVPDADTGTNLLATMRAAVRAADTVDGDGADVVASALARGAVAGARGNSGAILSQVLRGVARGTADSVDPGRIDGPGLRSALRYASELALAAVSRPMDGTIVTVLAAVSAAVSDSDATLAALVRTAADTAADALRRTPAQLDVLGAAGVVDAGGRGLVVILDALVDVVTGQAPERAPLASRRRPDVADAESVCTDRPVAHEAAGQDYEVMYLVSDTDADRIAVLRTVLGEIGDSVVIVGDGHGDTAGGREGAATWSVHVHCADAGAAVEAGLVAGRLSDVRITCFVLDATRTATTGRGPRAVLSIVAGDGAADLFAQEGAHVLRADGPVTRADLLAAIRRTGRRDVMVLPNGVLPAPDLVAVGAQARADGRDVVFLPSSSTVQALAALAVHDPDRLGVDDAYSMSEAAAATRWGSLRIADQRALTYVGTCEPGDCLGLVGHEVVVIEPDVGTAGRRLVELVLRAGGELVTILLGEKATDELGERIAEHLTSRNPGVEVMVYRGGQGCDLLQFGVE
- the rpmB gene encoding 50S ribosomal protein L28, which gives rise to MAAVCDVCAKGPGFGKSVSHSHRRTNRRWNPNIQTVRAQVAPGNTKRLNVCTSCLKAGKVLRG